A genome region from Plasmodium vivax chromosome 11, whole genome shotgun sequence includes the following:
- a CDS encoding hypothetical protein, conserved (encoded by transcript PVX_114085A), whose translation MVEINEIEFIEEPEYFKLQHGSCFCMVEEEKKRKENFSTEEKKLANSNFTISNAKQKGLYFFNKSLNVFSLSDFLYKIDNENSKDSSDGGDKINIKSQPFEENVLLIENNKTDTQAFLYTDQQNVYAFDYGSEKVKLLCRVDVPLRGLKPIDDHLFLALSADERVHLMRNTQLYECQEWTDPVNNVDEKNGVFLFTYSNKEVFVLKDLQKSNTYDLSSISEEINISHEKCKIMCAKILEAQKNRRTIFLMVLYLYEEELTTIMYDLLIEQDEIKRVTYSTNDFDFQDFENNFVKCIYISEWQTVVAISSESCEAVVYTRNGNMTWEGSGSPPLGAPNAADAYAADPYAVEGNHSGGLKFLSVMEGYKINTRDSETFFLSLFMYSKYEDKIYRKSKIGNVPFLKNPCVFFALQDNHKIVVEYLDKYKLVDNTDFSPTAVQEGDANECGLKEVTVLPDLKQDVIEVHGEVSPNVFNVFKVKERVAPNREEPTEGKETIGETKKESFFDLFQSKAKSTSEGQTVEGTGRSAEEEVPPGEEATCAVGQQSGVNAQMSPTANAPHERDRKNQLAKERQRLYRCIRRSAKVYEDESFIVNELPEGFNKLIKSGIYFCEDFLNHLNVHSIERRKGPKVGSRKKECYYDKGGDKIVFLRDSAIGEEVDEAGVEDDEEGKKKKKKLPKRNSKNEFHHHFHSEDFDFYKHKKLSDRQCERIIKKIERKQGFLRDIRGIFVSEEGPNGEAQREGQPTKDQPEKDQPARDHPTKDPFNRNIQIDISPEERSKFYNQLDAYLSKRKLLKVRKEIFDDLKNGQLGAGHIFETVLYNLFKQDGLKHCEAFIYFVLKNLEVKIFSSSFFLLELYFAHLLSPYLRRNGTSAAPPPPSLGQQTPPSVKLLSLKGRFGTPFSGANRSSAHPNCGDKEPPQLDSEYSTDDLSEDDLLKKIKNEKDFAKKNEYLAKVIPLFNEPSSRESECTSFHLMHAGIHFVNKRMCHALSQKLFPILVERNLNKLDDELGLIKNYLFDVVLGSS comes from the exons ATGGTAGAAATCAACGAAATTGAGTTTATCGAAGAACCGGAGTACTTCAAACTCCAACATGGGTCTTGCTTCTGCatggtggaggaggaaaagaaacgGAAGGAAAACTTCTCCaccgaggaaaaaaaacttgcgAACAGCAATTTCACGATAAGCAATGCGAAGCAGAAGGGCCTCtacttttttaacaaaagtTTAAACGTTTTTTCCCTGTCTGACTTTCTGTACAAAATTGACAATGAAAACAGCAAGGACAGCAGTGACGGCGGTGACAAGATAAACATCAAATCGCAGCCCTTCGAGGAGAATGTCCTCTTAATTGAGAACAACAAGACGGACACGCAGGCCTTTTTGTACACGGACCAGCAGAATGTTTACGCGTTTGACTATGGCAGCGAGAAGGTGAAGCTCCTCTGCCGGGTGGACGTGCCCCTGCGGGGGCTCAAGCCTATAG ATGACCACCTGTTCCTAGCCCTGAGCGCCGACGAACGGGTGCACCTCATGAGGAACACGCAGCTGTACGAGTGCCAAGAGTGGACGGACCCAGTGAACAACGTCGATGAGAAAAACGGAGTGTTCCTCTTCACGTACTCAAATAAAGAAGTGTTCGTTTTGAAGGACCTCCAAAAAAGCAACACATACGATCTGAGCAGCATAAGTGAAGAAATCAACATTAGCCATgagaaatgcaaaataatgTGCGCGAAAATTTTAGAAGCCCAAAAAAACAGGAGGACTATCTTCCTCATGGTTTTGTACCTGTACGAGGAGGAGCTAACCACCATCATGTATGACCTGCTCATAGAACAGGACGAAATAAAGAGAGTCACCTACTCCACGAATGATTTTGATTTCCAAGATTTTGAAAACAATTTTGTCAAATGTATTTACATAAGCGAGTGGCAGACGGTGGTGGCCATTTCCTCCGAGTCATGCGAGGCGGTCGTTTACACCCGAAATGGGAACATGACTTGGGAGGGAAGTGGCTCTCCCCCGCTGGGGGCACCAAACGCGGCAGATGCGTACGCAGCAGACCCATACGCAGTAGAGGGGAACCACTCCGGTGGGCTAAAATTCCTGAGCGTAATGGAGGGATACAAAATAAACACGCGAGACTCGGAAAcgtttttcctctccctATTTATGTACTCTAAATATGAAGACAAAATTTAtaggaaaagtaaaatagggaatgtcccctttttgaagaacccCTGCGTTTTCTTTGCCCTCCAAGATAATCACAAAATTGTGGTGGAATATTTGGACAAGTACAAGCTGGTCGACAATACAGATTTTTCTCCCACCGCTGTGCAGGAGGGAGATGCGAATGAATGCGGGTTGAAAGAAGTGACTGTCCTTCCGGATTTGAAACAGGACGTGATAGAGGTGCACGGGGAGGTCTCCCCCAATGTGTTTAACGTGTTCAAAGTTAAGGAGAGGGTTGCCCCTAATAGGGAGGAACCAACCGAAGGGAAGGAAACCATTGGGGAgaccaaaaaggaaagcttCTTTGACCTCTTCCAAAGTAAGGCTAAGTCCACCAGTGAGGGGCAAACCGTCGAGGGTACGGGGAGAAGTGCCGAGGAGGAGGTACCCCCAGGGGAGGAAGCCACCTGTGCGGTGGGCCAACAAAGTGGCGTAAATGCGCAGATGAGTCCAACCGCTAATGCCCCCCACGAGAGGGATCGGAAGAACCAACTGGCCAAGGAACGGCAGCGTCTGTACAGGTGCATTCGCAGAAGCGCGAAAGTGTACGAAGATGAAAGTTTCATTGTGAATGAGTTACCAGAGGGGTTTAACAAGTTAATAAAAAGTGGCATCTATTTCTGCGAAGATTTTTTGAACCACCTGAATGTGCATTCCATAGAGAGGAGGAAAGGCCCCAAGGTAGGCTCAAGGAAGAAGGAGTGCTATTACGACAAGGGGGGAGACAAAATTGTATTCTTACGTGACAGTGCCATCGGGGAGGAGGTGGACGAAGCGGGGGTGGAAGACGAtgaagaggggaagaagaaaaaaaaaaaacttccaaaaaggaacagcaaaaatgaatttcaCCACCATTTCCACAGCGAAGATTTTGACTTTTACAAGCATAAGAAGTTATCCGACCGGCAGTGCGAGcggattataaaaaagattgAGCGCAAGCAGGGTTTCCTGCGGGATATTAGAGGGATCTTCGTCAGTGAGGAGGGCCCCAACGGTGAGGCGCAGCGGGAAGGACAACCAACGAAGGACCAACCGGAGAAGGACCAACCGGCGAGGGACCATCCAACGAAGGACCCATTCAATAGGAACATCCAAATTGACATCTCCCCCGAAGAGAGGAGCAAATTCTATAACCAGTTAGATGCCTACCTTTCCAAGAGGAAGCTCCTAAAAGtgagaaaagaaattttcgacgacttaaaaaatggccaacTTGGCGCCGGACACATTTTCGAAACGGTCCTCTACAACCTCTTCAAGCAGGATGGACTGAAACATTGTGAAgcgttcatttattttgtgctaaaaaatttggaggtGAAAATATTCTCcagttcgttttttttactagAGCTCTATTTTGCGCACCTTCTCTCTCCGTACTTAAGGCGGAACGGAACAagtgctgctcctcctcctccatcGCTCGGGCAGCAGACCCCACCAAGTGTGAAGCTTCTTTCGTTAAAAGGCCGCTTTGGCACCCCCTTTAGTGGAGCCAACCGGTCCAGTGCTCACCCGAATTGTGGTGACAAGGAGCCTCCCCAACTGGACAGCGAGTACAGCACAGATGACTTATCTGAAGATGACctattaaagaaaataaaaaatgagaaagacTTTGCCAAAAAGAATGAATACCTTGCGAAAGTGATTCCCCTGTTTAATGAACCCTCCAGCAGGGAAAGCGAATGCACTTCGTTTCATTTGATGCACGCGGGCATCCACTTTGTCAACAAGAGGATGTGCCACGCCCTCTCGCAGAAGCTCTTCCCGATTCTTGTGGAGAGAAACTTGAACAAGCTGGACGACGAGTTGGGCCTCATCAAGAACTACCTCTTCGACGTCGTTCTGGGCAGCAGTTAG
- a CDS encoding hypothetical protein, conserved (encoded by transcript PVX_114080A), which yields MKGDAQKKEEVVKATPPNESGEKISINPKKRNYQDLKENMKTMKGKFFYITALSILLLKCAVGGHGRVVNRSPRATVMYVRVVSTCRLRKSAHKSAHKSAHTNEPENELKSNAHGSALSYNVHLPSSLNISSVNLDEGVLEIGNLPLSSYNIVSVDYGYSFMGLCVRCKNKYIYEKITARHKHLIYNKEFDVPLKENVILFYALYFNGHIYNFFSFFHYLFECIYNSNVIVLIGCNGPHMNMLASDMGRHLCYFMNEVNGERKPPLGKSARRIPFEVKNELITFKNRNVYKEQQNNFVEKYCIMSSKENQKMENKTDTCLNFSLKNMVTKVKDQNNTLFSKFYNKNCAGRKDALSACYLLDYFCNYYESSGSFFLLPSRNVNYVYHVKK from the exons ATGAAGGGGGACGCacagaagaaggaggaagttGTTAAGGCAACCCCCCCCAACGAATCAG GTGAAAAAATCAGCATTAACCCGAAAAAGAGGAACTACCAGGATTTGAAGGAAAATATGA AGACGATGAAAGGGAAGTTCTTCTACATCACGGCGCTGTCTATCCTTTTGCTCAAATGTGCAGTGGGAGGCCACGGGAGGGTCGTAAACAGGAGCCCGCGCGCCACTGTGATGTATGTAAGGGTCGTTTCCACGTGTCGACTCAGGAAAAGTGCCCACAAAAGTGCGCATAAAAGTGCGCATACAAATGAGCCTGAAAATGAGCTTAAAAGTAACGCCCATGGCAGCGCGCTTAGCTATAATGTGCACCTCCCAAGCAGTTTAAACATTTCGAGTGTAAACTTAGATGAGGGCGTCCTCGAAATTGGGAACCTCCCGCTTAGCAGCTACAACATCGTGTCGGTTGACTACGGCTATAGCTTCATGG GCCTGTGTGTGCGATGTAAGAACAAATACATATACGAGAAAATCACCGCAAGACACAAGCATTTAATTTACAACAAGGAGTTTGACGTACCCCTCAAGGAAAATGTCATCCTGTTTTATGCCCTGTACTTTAATGGccacatttataattttttttcctttttccattACCTGTTCGAATGCATATATAACAGCAATGTGATTGTTCTCATCGGATGCAACGG GCCGCACATGAACATGCTGGCAAGCGATATGGGCAGACATCTGTGCTATTTTATGAACGAGGTGAATGGAGAGAGAAaaccccccctggggaagAGCGCAAGAAGAATTCCCTTCGAAGTGAAAAACGAATTGATCACATTCAAAAATAGAAATGTTTATAAAGAgcaacaaaataattttgtggaaaaatattgtatCATGTCGAGCAAGGAAAATCAAAAGAtggaaaacaaaacggaCACTTGTTTAAACttctcattaaaaaatatggtgaCCAAAGTGAAGGATCAAAATAAtactttattttcaaaattttacaacAAAAATTGTGCAGGCAGGAAGGATGCCTTATCTGCCTGCTATCTGCTGGACTACTTTTGCAACTACTATGAGAGTAGCGGCAGTTTTTTTCTGTTGCCCTCCAGGAATGTCAATTATGTGTACCATGTAAAGAAGTGA